One Fusobacterium ulcerans DNA segment encodes these proteins:
- the typA gene encoding translational GTPase TypA — MKIKNIAIIAHVDHGKTTLVDCLLRQAGVFGSHELEKVEERVMDSNDIEKERGITIFSKNASVQYKDYKINIVDTPGHADFGGEVQRIMKMVESVVLLVDAFEGPMPQTKYVLKKALEQGHRPIVVVNKVDKPNARPEEVLYMVYDLFIELNANDLQLDFPVVYASGKGGFAKKELTDVSDDMTPLFETILDHVDDPEGDPEKPMQFLITNIAYDNYVGKLAVGRIHNGIVRRNQEVMLIKRDGKMVKGKISVLYGYEGLKRTEVQEAQAGDIVCIAGIDNIDIGETFADVNDPVALPLIDIDEPTLAMTFMVNDSPFAGKEGKFVTSRHIWERLQKELQTNVSMRVEATDAPDAFVVKGRGELQLSILLENMRREGFEIQVSKPRVLMKEENGQKMEPIEMALIDVDECYTGVVIEKIGSRKGEMVSMVPGADGYTRLEFKVPARGLIGFRNEFLTDTKGTGIINHSFFSFEPHKGEIPMRTKGVLIATEPGVTVPYALNNIQDRGILFLDPGVPVYEGMIVGEHNRENDLVVNVCKTKKLTNMRAAGTDDAVKLATPRRFSLEQALDYIAEDELVEVTPTNIRLRKKVLKEGERRKFEKRNED; from the coding sequence ATGAAAATCAAAAACATAGCAATAATTGCCCATGTTGACCACGGAAAAACAACACTAGTAGACTGTCTTTTAAGACAGGCAGGAGTATTTGGGAGCCACGAACTTGAAAAAGTAGAAGAAAGAGTAATGGACTCAAATGACATTGAAAAAGAAAGAGGAATAACTATTTTCTCTAAAAATGCATCTGTACAGTATAAGGACTATAAAATTAATATAGTTGATACTCCAGGCCATGCTGACTTTGGAGGAGAGGTACAAAGAATCATGAAAATGGTTGAATCAGTTGTACTATTAGTTGACGCTTTTGAAGGACCTATGCCTCAGACTAAATATGTTTTGAAAAAAGCATTGGAGCAAGGACATAGACCAATAGTTGTAGTTAATAAAGTAGATAAACCAAATGCAAGACCAGAAGAGGTATTGTACATGGTTTACGATCTTTTCATAGAATTAAATGCAAATGATCTTCAATTAGATTTCCCAGTAGTATATGCTTCTGGAAAAGGTGGATTTGCTAAAAAAGAACTTACTGATGTAAGTGATGATATGACTCCATTATTTGAAACTATTCTTGATCACGTTGATGATCCAGAGGGAGATCCTGAAAAACCAATGCAGTTCCTTATTACTAATATAGCTTACGACAACTATGTTGGAAAATTAGCTGTAGGAAGAATACATAACGGAATTGTAAGAAGAAATCAGGAAGTTATGTTAATAAAAAGAGATGGAAAAATGGTTAAGGGTAAAATTTCAGTTCTTTATGGATATGAAGGATTGAAAAGAACTGAGGTTCAAGAAGCCCAAGCTGGAGATATAGTTTGTATAGCTGGTATAGATAATATCGATATTGGAGAAACATTTGCTGATGTAAATGATCCAGTAGCTTTACCACTTATCGATATAGATGAGCCAACTCTTGCAATGACATTCATGGTAAATGATTCGCCGTTTGCTGGAAAAGAAGGAAAATTTGTAACTTCTAGACATATATGGGAAAGACTGCAAAAAGAACTTCAAACAAATGTAAGTATGAGAGTAGAAGCAACTGACGCTCCAGATGCTTTCGTTGTAAAAGGAAGAGGAGAACTTCAACTTTCTATACTTCTTGAAAATATGAGAAGAGAAGGATTTGAAATACAGGTTTCAAAGCCAAGAGTTCTTATGAAAGAAGAAAATGGACAAAAAATGGAACCTATTGAAATGGCTCTTATTGATGTTGATGAATGTTATACAGGTGTAGTTATAGAAAAAATAGGAAGCAGAAAAGGGGAAATGGTATCTATGGTTCCTGGTGCTGATGGGTATACTCGTTTAGAGTTTAAAGTACCAGCAAGAGGACTTATAGGATTTAGAAATGAATTCCTTACAGATACTAAAGGAACTGGAATAATCAATCATTCATTCTTTAGCTTCGAACCTCATAAAGGAGAAATCCCTATGAGAACTAAAGGTGTTCTTATAGCAACTGAGCCAGGAGTAACAGTTCCATATGCTCTTAATAATATTCAAGACAGAGGAATACTTTTCCTTGATCCAGGTGTTCCTGTGTATGAAGGAATGATAGTTGGAGAACATAACAGAGAAAACGATCTTGTAGTAAATGTTTGCAAAACTAAAAAACTTACTAATATGAGAGCGGCAGGAACTGATGATGCAGTTAAATTAGCTACTCCTAGAAGATTCAGTTTAGAGCAGGCTCTTGATTATATAGCAGAAGATGAATTAGTTGAAGTAACTCCAACAAATATCAGATTGAGAAAGAAAGTCCTTAAAGAGGGAGAAAGAAGAAAATTTGAGAAGAGAAACGAAGATTAA
- the truB gene encoding tRNA pseudouridine(55) synthase TruB → MEGIINVNKPSGITSFDVVRKLRRILHERKIGHTGTLDPLAQGVLVVCIGKATKMVQDIEGYEKTYTAGFELGYRTDTYDTEGQVIEKREVNDITLDKLQEVLKNFIGEIEQIPPMYSALKVDGKKLYELARQGIEIERKARLIEIKSIDIIEFDGVKGKIRCDVSKGTYIRSLIDDIGKALGTLATMTSLVREKVGSSSIKNSYTLEEIEAMSLEEKLDFLCSVEDFFKYPKITLEGEKNMVLFLNGNTVRFTAADGRYRIYDDAGKFLGLCNVSNNLLKGYKYF, encoded by the coding sequence TTGGAAGGTATAATTAATGTGAATAAACCTAGCGGAATAACTTCTTTTGATGTCGTAAGAAAATTGAGAAGAATTCTGCATGAAAGAAAAATAGGTCATACAGGAACTTTAGATCCTTTAGCCCAAGGTGTTTTAGTCGTATGTATAGGCAAAGCAACAAAAATGGTTCAGGATATAGAGGGATATGAAAAGACTTATACAGCAGGATTTGAACTTGGATATAGAACAGATACCTATGATACAGAGGGGCAGGTAATAGAAAAAAGAGAAGTCAATGATATTACTTTGGATAAACTTCAAGAGGTATTGAAAAATTTCATTGGAGAAATAGAACAGATACCACCTATGTATTCAGCTTTAAAGGTAGATGGAAAAAAACTTTATGAATTGGCAAGACAGGGAATAGAAATTGAAAGAAAAGCCAGATTAATAGAGATAAAGTCTATAGATATCATAGAATTTGATGGAGTAAAAGGAAAAATCAGATGTGATGTTTCAAAAGGAACATATATCCGTTCATTGATAGATGATATAGGAAAAGCTTTAGGAACTCTTGCTACAATGACATCTTTAGTGAGAGAAAAAGTGGGAAGTTCAAGTATCAAAAATTCTTATACACTGGAAGAGATAGAAGCTATGTCTCTTGAAGAAAAGCTAGATTTTTTATGCAGTGTAGAAGATTTCTTTAAATATCCTAAAATAACATTGGAAGGAGAAAAGAATATGGTTCTTTTCCTCAATGGTAATACAGTAAGATTCACAGCTGCTGATGGTAGATATAGGATATATGATGATGCTGGAAAATTTTTAGGATTATGTAATGTAAGTAATAATTTATTAAAGGGATATAAATATTTTTAA
- a CDS encoding GNAT family N-acetyltransferase, whose product MNLKLIKMNEIYKEQLNNMMEEWYAAGEKIVPYAIVKTDYHDFTNYVINLESPIGIAGFVPTSTFFCLDIDRNILVGAINIRHCLNQNLLLNGGHIGDGVRPSERRKGIATKMISLALEECKKLGIHKVLMVCDKKNIGSAKSIINNGGVLENEIIVNGIVEQRYWIEN is encoded by the coding sequence ATGAATCTAAAACTAATAAAAATGAATGAAATATATAAAGAGCAGCTAAACAATATGATGGAAGAATGGTATGCTGCTGGAGAAAAAATTGTTCCATATGCAATTGTCAAAACAGATTATCATGATTTTACAAATTATGTAATTAATTTAGAATCACCAATTGGGATTGCTGGATTTGTTCCAACTTCCACTTTCTTTTGTTTAGATATTGACAGAAATATACTCGTTGGAGCAATAAATATCAGACACTGCTTAAATCAAAATCTTTTGCTCAATGGAGGACATATTGGAGATGGAGTTCGCCCCTCAGAAAGAAGAAAAGGAATAGCTACAAAAATGATCAGTTTGGCACTTGAAGAATGCAAAAAACTTGGAATACATAAAGTATTGATGGTTTGTGATAAAAAAAATATAGGTTCAGCCAAAAGTATTATTAATAATGGTGGAGTTTTAGAAAACGAGATCATTGTTAATGGAATTGTTGAACAACGTTACTGGATAGAAAATTAA
- a CDS encoding nitroreductase family protein: MNCLDLIMKRKSVRVYEEKEIPIEVKDKILAATFQAPTAGNMMMYSIIEIDDQSIKDKLVKTCDNQGMIGKAPLLLLFLADFQRWMDYIEASGVKDFNKENNFEEYIPKEGDMFLAINDALIAAQTAVLATEDLGLGSCYIGDIMENFEIHKELFNLPKYTLPITMLCIGYPTEQQKNRTMRRRYFSKDMIVHKNSYRKPSVEEFKAMDKKIVEKDSPVFLPGCHNQAIHMYKRKITSDFMSEMNRSVKAMIDSWMED; encoded by the coding sequence ATGAATTGTTTAGATCTTATCATGAAAAGAAAATCAGTAAGAGTGTATGAGGAAAAAGAAATTCCGATAGAAGTAAAAGATAAAATATTAGCAGCAACTTTTCAAGCTCCCACTGCTGGTAATATGATGATGTATTCTATTATTGAAATAGATGATCAGTCTATTAAAGATAAGCTTGTGAAAACTTGCGACAATCAAGGAATGATTGGAAAAGCTCCTCTTCTCCTTTTATTTCTAGCTGATTTTCAAAGATGGATGGATTACATAGAAGCCTCTGGAGTAAAAGATTTTAATAAAGAAAATAACTTTGAAGAATATATTCCAAAGGAAGGGGATATGTTCCTTGCCATCAATGATGCTCTGATAGCTGCTCAAACCGCTGTCCTTGCTACTGAAGATCTTGGACTTGGAAGCTGCTATATTGGTGATATCATGGAAAATTTTGAAATACACAAAGAACTTTTTAATCTTCCTAAATATACTCTGCCTATTACTATGTTGTGTATTGGGTATCCTACTGAGCAACAGAAGAACAGAACAATGAGAAGAAGATATTTTTCTAAAGATATGATTGTTCATAAAAATAGTTACAGAAAACCTTCTGTGGAAGAATTCAAAGCTATGGATAAGAAAATAGTTGAAAAAGACTCTCCTGTGTTCCTTCCAGGATGCCACAATCAAGCTATCCATATGTATAAAAGAAAAATAACTTCTGATTTTATGTCTGAAATGAATCGTTCAGTTAAAGCAATGATAGATTCTTGGATGGAAGATTAA
- a CDS encoding argininosuccinate synthase, with protein MKEKVVLAYSGGLDTSVIIPWLKENYDFDVIAVAVDVGQKDDFAAVEKKALQIGASKFYAADKKEELVNDFIIPMLKSGAKYEGTYLLGTSIARPVIAKALVEIAQQEGASYIVHGATGKGNDQVRFELGIKALAPNMKVIAPWRIWDIKSRKQEIEYLKSHGIELPFKENTSYSRDENLFHISHEGLELESPHNAPDYNHVLQWVLPLEKTSDTPECISIDFEKGVPVKLNGKSMSALDIINSLNEIGAKHGVGVIDLVENRLVGMKSRGVYETPGGTILFFAHEELERLCMDRESLQAKMKLSNDMAKLIYNGQWFTRYRKALSAFVEVTQEFITGTVNLKLYKGNILLNGMDSKYSLYSEEFSTFDEDTVYNQKDAEGFINLFGLPIKIEALLRNK; from the coding sequence ATGAAAGAGAAAGTTGTTTTAGCATATTCAGGGGGATTAGATACTTCAGTTATCATTCCATGGTTAAAGGAAAATTATGATTTTGATGTTATAGCTGTGGCAGTAGATGTTGGACAAAAAGATGATTTTGCAGCTGTTGAGAAAAAAGCTTTACAGATAGGGGCTTCAAAATTCTATGCTGCTGATAAAAAAGAGGAATTAGTTAATGATTTCATAATTCCTATGCTTAAATCAGGAGCTAAATATGAAGGAACATATCTATTGGGAACATCTATAGCCAGACCTGTAATAGCTAAAGCTCTTGTTGAAATTGCTCAACAGGAAGGTGCTTCTTACATAGTTCATGGAGCTACTGGAAAAGGTAACGACCAAGTAAGATTTGAATTAGGTATCAAAGCTCTTGCACCTAATATGAAAGTTATTGCCCCTTGGCGTATCTGGGATATCAAATCTCGTAAACAGGAAATTGAATATTTGAAATCTCATGGAATAGAACTTCCATTTAAAGAAAATACTTCTTACAGTAGAGATGAAAACCTATTTCATATAAGCCATGAAGGACTCGAACTTGAAAGTCCTCATAATGCCCCTGACTACAATCATGTATTGCAGTGGGTGCTTCCTCTGGAGAAAACAAGTGATACTCCTGAGTGCATATCTATAGATTTTGAAAAGGGGGTTCCTGTAAAACTTAATGGAAAATCTATGTCAGCTCTTGATATTATCAACTCTTTAAACGAAATAGGAGCAAAGCATGGAGTGGGAGTTATAGATCTTGTTGAAAACCGTCTGGTTGGAATGAAATCTCGTGGAGTATATGAAACTCCTGGTGGAACTATACTTTTTTTTGCACATGAAGAACTTGAAAGATTATGTATGGACAGAGAATCTCTTCAGGCAAAAATGAAACTTTCTAATGATATGGCTAAATTGATATACAATGGTCAGTGGTTTACTAGATATAGAAAGGCTCTATCAGCTTTTGTAGAAGTAACTCAGGAATTTATAACTGGAACTGTAAATCTTAAACTTTACAAAGGAAATATTCTGTTAAATGGTATGGATTCTAAATATTCTCTATACTCTGAAGAATTCTCTACATTTGATGAGGATACTGTATATAATCAAAAAGATGCTGAAGGATTTATCAATCTTTTTGGACTTCCTATTAAAATAGAGGCTCTTTTAAGAAATAAATAA
- a CDS encoding basic amino acid ABC transporter substrate-binding protein has protein sequence MKKLFCAVMLLFMGIVGSVSFAKENKVLYVGTNAEFQPFEYLEDGKIVGFDVELMEEIAKLLGKEIEWKNIAFDGLLPALQAKKLDVIIAGMTATEERKKFVNFSETYYTSNQMILINKENPVVESFDKLAGHNVGVILGYTGDIAVSAIDGVKVQRYNGAAEAIMALKAKKVDAVVLDSEPAKNYAKQNKELGLINTDVSKEEYAIAVGKDNKALADNIDKALKTLNENGTYDKLIQKYFGDK, from the coding sequence ATGAAAAAATTATTTTGTGCAGTTATGTTATTATTTATGGGGATTGTTGGAAGTGTAAGCTTTGCTAAAGAAAACAAAGTTCTTTATGTTGGGACTAATGCTGAATTTCAGCCATTTGAATATCTTGAAGATGGAAAAATAGTTGGATTTGATGTGGAGCTTATGGAGGAAATTGCCAAGCTACTGGGAAAAGAGATCGAATGGAAAAATATAGCTTTTGATGGACTACTTCCAGCTCTGCAAGCTAAAAAACTAGATGTGATTATAGCTGGAATGACAGCTACAGAGGAGAGAAAAAAATTCGTCAACTTCTCAGAAACTTATTATACATCTAATCAAATGATTCTGATAAACAAAGAAAATCCAGTAGTTGAATCTTTTGATAAACTTGCTGGTCACAATGTTGGAGTTATTCTCGGATATACAGGGGACATTGCTGTAAGTGCAATAGATGGAGTTAAAGTTCAGAGATACAATGGAGCAGCAGAAGCTATAATGGCTCTTAAAGCTAAAAAAGTAGATGCAGTAGTTTTAGACTCTGAACCAGCTAAAAACTATGCTAAACAAAATAAGGAACTTGGACTTATCAACACTGATGTATCTAAAGAAGAATATGCAATAGCTGTTGGAAAAGACAACAAAGCTCTTGCTGATAATATAGACAAGGCTCTAAAGACACTTAATGAAAACGGAACTTATGATAAACTTATTCAAAAATATTTTGGAGATAAATAA
- a CDS encoding putative glycoside hydrolase, which yields MKHKRTKQQVWFIRKVLFSIFCYIVFLVATVDITKGMSLGEQSLPEEKAVLEQKLEDDKKTTEETEKIEETSTVKDDDVQEKTSEIINDKYKYAKGNIRVFKEAKITPKAEDNLKIGTRLEVIEEKKVEIVKEKTVKKPDGKTEVQKTTTVENWEKISYQKNREKRTGWIKSKQLVDSLGATLPKEWKNLDFSPIEKKNYPENKRREVRGIYVTSSSASLTKRVDDLIALSKRTKINAFVIDVKEDDGTLLFKMKAGEKYNPNANRRSPIKDIDKFMKKMKDNNIYTIARVVSFKDPTYAKANPDKAIITKSTGKPFTNSDGVIWVSPHDRYLWEYNIAVAKEAALAGFDEIQFDYVRFPASNGGKLDKDLDYRNPNKESKPETIQKYLQYARKELEPLGVYIAADVYGQVGSLPDDMALGQHWESVSNVVDYICPMIYPSHYGKGVYGLPVPDAEPYKTVYRSTQDSMNRNANIDTPAMIRPWIQAFTARWVKGYITYGPEQIELQVKALKDLGINEYILWSPTNRYRIEKNPPSDKKAEPVKEKEATKKATEVKKTEEVKKP from the coding sequence GTGAAACATAAGAGAACGAAGCAACAGGTATGGTTTATCAGAAAGGTACTATTTTCAATATTTTGTTATATAGTATTTCTGGTTGCAACAGTGGACATTACTAAAGGTATGTCTTTGGGAGAGCAATCATTGCCAGAAGAAAAAGCAGTATTAGAGCAAAAACTGGAAGATGATAAAAAAACAACAGAAGAAACAGAAAAAATAGAAGAAACATCAACAGTAAAAGATGATGATGTTCAAGAAAAAACTTCTGAAATAATAAATGACAAATATAAATATGCCAAGGGGAATATAAGAGTTTTTAAAGAAGCCAAAATAACGCCTAAAGCAGAAGATAATTTAAAAATAGGAACAAGATTAGAAGTTATTGAGGAGAAAAAAGTTGAAATAGTAAAAGAAAAAACTGTAAAAAAACCAGATGGGAAAACAGAGGTTCAAAAAACTACTACTGTTGAAAATTGGGAAAAAATATCATATCAAAAAAATAGAGAGAAGAGAACTGGTTGGATAAAAAGCAAGCAGTTGGTAGACAGTCTTGGGGCGACTCTTCCTAAGGAATGGAAGAATCTTGATTTTTCTCCAATAGAGAAAAAAAATTATCCTGAGAATAAAAGAAGAGAAGTAAGGGGAATATATGTAACAAGCAGTTCAGCTTCATTGACAAAAAGAGTAGATGATCTTATAGCTCTATCTAAGAGAACTAAGATTAATGCTTTTGTAATAGATGTAAAAGAGGATGATGGAACACTTTTATTTAAAATGAAAGCAGGAGAAAAATATAATCCAAATGCTAACAGAAGATCTCCAATAAAAGATATTGATAAATTTATGAAAAAAATGAAAGATAATAATATTTATACTATAGCAAGAGTAGTATCTTTTAAGGATCCTACTTATGCAAAAGCTAATCCAGATAAAGCTATTATTACTAAATCTACTGGGAAACCTTTTACAAATAGCGACGGAGTTATATGGGTATCTCCTCATGACAGATATCTATGGGAATACAATATAGCAGTAGCTAAAGAAGCTGCTCTTGCAGGATTCGATGAAATACAGTTTGATTATGTAAGATTTCCAGCTTCCAATGGTGGAAAGCTTGACAAAGACCTTGATTACAGAAATCCTAACAAAGAATCAAAACCTGAAACTATACAAAAATATCTTCAGTATGCAAGAAAAGAATTAGAACCTTTAGGAGTATATATTGCAGCTGATGTATATGGTCAGGTGGGAAGCCTTCCAGATGATATGGCTCTTGGACAGCACTGGGAGTCTGTAAGTAATGTGGTTGATTATATCTGTCCAATGATATATCCAAGCCACTATGGAAAAGGAGTTTATGGACTTCCTGTTCCAGATGCTGAACCATATAAAACTGTATATCGTTCAACTCAGGATTCAATGAACAGAAATGCCAATATAGATACACCAGCTATGATTAGACCATGGATACAGGCTTTTACTGCTAGATGGGTAAAGGGATATATAACTTATGGACCTGAGCAAATAGAATTACAGGTAAAAGCTCTAAAAGATTTAGGAATAAATGAATATATTTTATGGAGTCCTACAAATAGATACAGAATAGAAAAAAATCCACCTTCAGATAAAAAAGCAGAGCCTGTAAAAGAAAAAGAGGCAACTAAAAAAGCAACTGAGGTAAAGAAAACTGAGGAAGTGAAAAAGCCATAA
- a CDS encoding methyltransferase domain-containing protein, which produces MTFDKNFSTYDKNAIVQKKAAANLAEYIKNDISLSKNMNKVIELGCGTGIFTREFLSRNTPASLILNDFFDVREYLSNLDYDDFIQGDIENIPIPKADIIISSSAFQWVTSFKKLIDNISSSSNNLAFSIYTKGNLKEINDHFNISLNYLENSEINKILKEKFKNINFKKETIILKFNSPLEALRHLKNTGVTGFQKTSISKIRSFTSCTLTYEISYFICKA; this is translated from the coding sequence ATGACTTTTGACAAAAATTTTAGTACTTATGATAAAAATGCAATAGTTCAAAAAAAAGCAGCTGCTAATTTAGCTGAATATATAAAAAATGATATTTCTCTATCTAAAAATATGAACAAAGTCATTGAACTGGGGTGTGGAACTGGAATATTTACAAGGGAATTTCTTTCTAGGAATACCCCTGCTTCTCTCATTCTTAATGATTTTTTTGATGTAAGGGAATATCTATCAAACTTAGATTATGACGATTTTATCCAAGGGGATATTGAAAATATTCCTATTCCAAAAGCTGATATCATAATTTCAAGTTCAGCTTTTCAGTGGGTAACTTCTTTCAAAAAATTGATAGATAATATTTCCAGCTCAAGTAATAATTTGGCTTTTTCTATTTACACAAAAGGAAATTTAAAAGAGATAAATGATCACTTTAATATCTCATTAAATTATTTAGAAAACAGTGAAATTAATAAGATATTAAAAGAAAAATTCAAAAATATAAACTTCAAGAAAGAAACGATAATTCTTAAATTCAACAGTCCTTTAGAAGCATTAAGACATTTGAAAAATACTGGTGTTACAGGATTTCAAAAGACAAGTATAAGCAAAATACGCTCTTTTACTTCCTGCACTCTGACTTATGAAATAAGTTATTTTATCTGCAAAGCTTAG
- a CDS encoding pimeloyl-ACP methyl esterase BioG family protein, whose translation MKLILFFNGWGMDENIISHIEVPAEYILKVLNFPYNLDDNIFQQYDQVIPIGWSFGSYYLAKYLTEKNIKCKKIISLNGSPEMIGKNGISQGVFDLTLNTLTPDTLQKFYGNMGIDSTFSPAEKVFQDIKDELQYFKDNYVPQKNVFTHAFIGEKDKIIPASRQKKYFEANGTIITEIPCGHYPFSIIKNWDILIGE comes from the coding sequence ATGAAATTGATACTATTTTTTAACGGTTGGGGAATGGATGAAAATATTATTTCTCACATAGAAGTTCCTGCTGAATATATTTTAAAAGTATTAAATTTTCCATATAACCTTGATGATAATATTTTTCAGCAATATGATCAAGTTATTCCTATTGGTTGGTCTTTTGGAAGTTATTATCTTGCTAAATATCTAACAGAAAAAAATATAAAGTGTAAAAAAATAATCTCATTAAATGGTTCTCCAGAAATGATTGGAAAAAATGGAATTTCTCAAGGAGTGTTTGATCTTACTCTTAATACTCTTACTCCTGATACTTTGCAGAAGTTCTATGGAAATATGGGTATTGACAGTACCTTTTCTCCAGCAGAAAAAGTTTTTCAGGATATAAAAGATGAATTGCAATATTTTAAAGATAATTATGTCCCACAAAAAAATGTATTTACTCATGCTTTTATTGGAGAAAAGGATAAAATAATTCCTGCCTCAAGACAAAAAAAATATTTTGAAGCTAATGGAACTATCATTACTGAAATACCTTGTGGACATTATCCATTTTCTATAATAAAAAACTGGGATATTTTGATTGGAGAATAA
- a CDS encoding aminotransferase class I/II-fold pyridoxal phosphate-dependent enzyme gives MKKEILIKELCDLKSTNNFRKLKECDNSLINLSSNDYLGIANDKDLLNEFYSKYTPKLSSSSSRLIDGSYSEVMQLEKELENIYKNSAILFNSGFDANSSIIETFYNKKSLILTDRLNHASIYDGILNSEAVFMRYKHLDMENLEKLLIKYRDSYDDILVVSETVYSMDGDMADLEKLIQLKKIYNFDLMIDEAHSYGVYGYGIAKELDIVNEIDFLVIPLGKGGGSVGAYVICSQLSKDYIINKSRKFIYSTALPPVNHMWNLFILKKIPDFKDKMKKLQEIKEYTFALLKENHIETISSTHIISIIIGDNSKIIKISDNMRKKGFLLYGVKEPTVPKGTARFRIGLNPSLSKEDISRFVKELKYEIDTIF, from the coding sequence ATGAAAAAAGAAATTTTAATAAAAGAACTTTGTGATCTTAAATCTACTAACAATTTTAGAAAATTAAAGGAATGTGATAATTCCCTTATAAACCTTTCATCTAATGATTATTTAGGAATTGCAAATGATAAAGATCTATTAAATGAATTTTACTCTAAATACACCCCAAAACTTTCTTCAAGTTCTTCCAGACTAATAGATGGTTCATATTCTGAGGTTATGCAGTTGGAAAAAGAGCTTGAAAATATTTATAAAAATTCAGCTATATTATTTAATTCTGGGTTTGATGCTAATTCCTCTATAATAGAAACTTTTTATAATAAAAAATCATTAATACTCACTGACAGATTAAATCATGCCAGTATTTATGATGGTATTCTTAATAGTGAAGCTGTTTTTATGAGATATAAACACTTGGATATGGAAAATCTTGAAAAACTTCTTATAAAATACAGAGACAGCTATGATGATATTCTTGTAGTGTCAGAAACAGTCTACAGTATGGATGGAGATATGGCTGATCTTGAAAAACTTATTCAATTAAAAAAAATATATAACTTTGATCTTATGATAGATGAAGCTCACTCTTATGGAGTTTATGGTTATGGAATAGCTAAAGAACTTGATATTGTTAATGAGATTGACTTCCTTGTGATTCCCTTAGGAAAAGGTGGAGGCTCTGTAGGAGCATATGTTATCTGCTCTCAATTATCAAAAGATTACATAATTAATAAAAGTAGAAAATTTATATACAGCACTGCTCTTCCACCTGTTAATCATATGTGGAATCTTTTTATATTGAAAAAAATTCCAGACTTTAAAGATAAAATGAAAAAACTTCAGGAAATAAAAGAATATACTTTCGCTCTTTTGAAAGAAAATCATATAGAAACTATATCTTCAACTCATATAATCAGTATAATAATAGGGGACAACTCAAAAATTATAAAAATATCTGACAATATGAGAAAAAAAGGATTTCTGCTTTATGGAGTGAAAGAACCCACAGTTCCCAAAGGAACAGCCAGATTTAGAATAGGCTTGAATCCTTCTCTTTCAAAAGAAGATATCTCAAGATTTGTAAAGGAGTTAAAATATGAAATTGATACTATTTTTTAA